In Argonema galeatum A003/A1, one genomic interval encodes:
- the patX gene encoding heterocyst-inhibiting protein PatX, producing MRLYKSILLSGLLLSGIAANCKEFEYRNSEILQKFEADRQHLLADVPSPDDDSRGSGRFTTNQNLNFVADGKNPDDDDSRGSGRFTTNQNLNFVADGKNQDDDDSPAGRGSGRLTIDRNLNLVATAKNPPNRKTFGNGRFMTDTNPNNG from the coding sequence ATGCGCCTCTACAAATCTATTCTATTATCTGGTTTGCTACTTTCTGGTATTGCCGCTAACTGCAAAGAATTTGAGTATCGCAACTCTGAAATATTGCAAAAATTTGAGGCAGACCGACAACATTTATTAGCTGATGTTCCAAGCCCGGATGATGACAGTCGCGGTAGCGGACGTTTTACGACTAATCAAAATCTGAATTTTGTGGCTGATGGCAAAAACCCGGATGATGACGACAGTCGCGGTAGCGGACGTTTTACGACTAATCAAAATCTGAATTTTGTGGCTGATGGCAAAAACCAGGATGATGATGACAGTCCCGCCGGTCGCGGTAGCGGACGTTTAACGATCGATCGCAATCTGAATTTAGTGGCTACTGCGAAGAATCCGCCGAACCGAAAAACCTTTGGCAACGGACGCTTCATGACAGATACCAATCCAAATAATGGTTGA
- a CDS encoding tetratricopeptide repeat protein, whose product MLPLSKASTRIGIAAGIVAILGTGVAAYLFFTRSFPSSKGMPVAIIEDCGGFLVNEPQAHSLNKTALDDREKADLQKKIECYRFQVSQEPNFADAYTNIGEAYRRLGDLEKGREFNQKALKLNPRLQEARLGMALVEQESGNFKAAIGAIQEVIAHKESAIAYFYQGITFYKQGNLKDAQAAFGKAIDLDPNYAEAHANLGLTLNQQGKLPEAIEQTRQALRIHPDLTEAQYNLGVALQAQGQLKEAIAAYKEVIRINPNHAEANYNLGIALRNQGQTSEAIAAYREVIRIDPKSATAHISLGTNLTDEGKLEEAIAELKKGLSLNPEDAEAYNNLGVALYKQNDVAKAMSMWSEAIRINPNYAEAHHNLGVALASQVKVEESIATLKQASDLYRAQGNTQKADKIDRVLQNVGVQ is encoded by the coding sequence ATGTTACCACTGTCTAAAGCATCTACTCGAATTGGTATTGCAGCCGGTATCGTAGCTATCCTCGGTACTGGCGTCGCCGCTTATTTATTTTTCACTCGCTCATTCCCATCCTCAAAAGGGATGCCCGTCGCTATAATCGAGGATTGTGGTGGGTTTCTTGTCAATGAACCACAAGCACATTCTCTCAACAAAACCGCTCTCGACGATCGGGAAAAGGCAGATCTCCAGAAAAAAATTGAGTGCTACCGCTTTCAGGTTAGCCAAGAACCGAATTTTGCAGACGCTTACACCAACATAGGAGAAGCGTACCGCCGCCTGGGAGACTTGGAAAAAGGGCGCGAATTTAACCAAAAAGCCTTAAAATTGAATCCCAGGTTGCAAGAAGCAAGACTGGGAATGGCGTTGGTAGAGCAAGAATCGGGAAACTTTAAAGCAGCTATCGGGGCGATTCAAGAAGTCATAGCTCACAAGGAAAGTGCGATCGCTTATTTTTATCAAGGGATTACTTTCTATAAACAGGGAAACCTCAAAGATGCACAAGCAGCTTTTGGCAAAGCGATCGATCTAGATCCCAACTATGCCGAGGCTCATGCCAACTTGGGCCTAACTCTCAACCAACAGGGCAAATTGCCGGAAGCGATCGAGCAAACTAGGCAAGCACTTCGCATTCATCCCGACTTGACAGAAGCCCAATATAACTTGGGAGTAGCCCTACAAGCGCAGGGTCAGCTAAAGGAAGCTATTGCAGCCTACAAAGAAGTGATTCGCATCAATCCTAACCATGCAGAAGCTAATTATAACTTGGGAATAGCTCTGAGAAACCAAGGCCAAACGTCGGAAGCCATTGCAGCTTACAGAGAAGTTATTCGCATCGATCCCAAAAGCGCCACAGCTCACATTAGCTTGGGAACCAATCTAACCGATGAGGGCAAGCTAGAGGAAGCGATCGCAGAATTGAAAAAAGGATTGAGCCTCAATCCAGAGGATGCTGAAGCTTACAATAATTTGGGAGTTGCTCTGTACAAACAAAACGATGTAGCAAAGGCTATGTCCATGTGGTCAGAAGCGATTCGTATCAATCCCAACTATGCAGAAGCTCACCATAATTTAGGCGTTGCTTTAGCAAGTCAGGTTAAGGTAGAAGAATCGATCGCTACCTTAAAACAAGCTAGCGACTTATATAGAGCCCAAGGGAATACACAGAAAGCTGACAAAATCGATCGAGTTTTGCAAAACGTAGGAGTGCAGTGA
- a CDS encoding carotenoid oxygenase family protein: MITKSPSTSKAWAKAFSQPAKEFPLTPLPLLGGKIPEGLRGSLYRNGPGRLERGGESVGHWFDGDGAILAVHFSDGGATGVYRYVQTAGYLAESEAGKYLYGNYGMTAPGLFWTKWLRATKNAANTSVLALPDKLLALWEGGKPHAIDLETLETEGLDDLSGLSKGMSYSAHPKCDAQTGEIFNFGITPGINATLNIYKCDRAGKIRQKASVTLDGLPLIHDFVMAGQYLVFFVPPVRINLLPAAIGLSSFSDAMEWKPQLGTQILIFDRETLSLISRSETEPWYQWHFANGYMDDNGSVAIDFVRYRDFQTNQRLKEVATGQIQTPAKATLWQVRLDPQTGKIQKTEELLDRDCEFPVVPQSQIGKSSRRTYLSLQRQGVDTTKEIYGAIARFDNQTGTLNEADLGENRYPTEPIYAPDAINPERGWVLTVVFDGNTNSSEVWIFDSERLDREPVCKLGLPSVVPMGFHGTWKPGIF; the protein is encoded by the coding sequence GTGATAACTAAGTCACCTTCAACATCTAAAGCTTGGGCAAAAGCCTTTTCCCAACCAGCCAAAGAATTTCCTCTCACTCCTCTGCCACTTCTAGGCGGTAAAATCCCAGAAGGCTTGCGCGGCAGCCTTTATCGCAATGGCCCAGGACGTCTAGAACGTGGCGGCGAATCGGTAGGACACTGGTTTGATGGCGATGGTGCCATCCTCGCCGTACACTTCAGCGATGGGGGTGCAACAGGCGTCTATCGCTACGTGCAAACAGCCGGTTATTTAGCCGAATCTGAAGCGGGTAAATACCTCTACGGCAACTATGGAATGACCGCACCTGGGCTATTCTGGACTAAATGGCTCAGAGCAACAAAAAATGCTGCGAATACCTCTGTGTTAGCCTTACCAGATAAACTGTTGGCACTGTGGGAAGGTGGAAAACCTCACGCGATCGATCTGGAAACTCTGGAAACTGAGGGATTAGATGATTTATCTGGACTGAGTAAGGGAATGTCCTACTCGGCGCATCCCAAATGCGACGCGCAAACAGGAGAAATCTTCAACTTTGGCATTACTCCTGGAATTAATGCGACACTCAATATTTATAAGTGCGATCGCGCTGGCAAGATCCGCCAAAAGGCGTCAGTTACCCTAGATGGACTTCCCCTAATACATGATTTTGTCATGGCTGGGCAATATCTTGTGTTTTTCGTGCCTCCAGTGCGAATAAATCTACTTCCAGCTGCGATAGGTTTGAGCAGCTTCAGCGATGCAATGGAGTGGAAACCACAGCTAGGAACCCAGATTTTAATCTTCGATCGCGAAACTCTATCTTTAATTAGTCGCAGCGAAACCGAACCTTGGTATCAGTGGCATTTTGCCAACGGTTATATGGATGATAACGGTTCAGTTGCGATCGATTTTGTTCGCTATCGAGACTTTCAAACCAACCAGCGTCTCAAGGAAGTAGCAACAGGACAGATTCAAACCCCCGCCAAAGCGACTCTATGGCAAGTGCGTCTCGATCCTCAAACTGGTAAAATACAGAAAACAGAGGAATTATTAGACAGAGATTGTGAATTTCCAGTTGTCCCGCAGTCGCAAATCGGGAAATCTTCGCGAAGAACCTATCTGTCATTGCAACGACAAGGGGTTGATACAACCAAAGAAATCTATGGTGCGATCGCACGTTTCGACAATCAAACTGGCACTCTCAACGAAGCAGATTTGGGCGAAAATCGCTATCCTACAGAACCCATATATGCTCCAGATGCCATCAATCCTGAGCGGGGTTGGGTACTGACAGTTGTGTTTGATGGCAACACAAACAGCAGCGAAGTTTGGATATTTGATAGTGAAAGACTGGATCGGGAACCTGTGTGTAAACTGGGATTACCCAGCGTTGTTCCAATGGGGTTTCATGGAACTTGGAAACCAGGAATTTTTTAA